In Shouchella patagoniensis, the following are encoded in one genomic region:
- a CDS encoding glycerophosphodiester phosphodiesterase — MSTFIFAHRGSSGSYPENTMKAFEQAVKAGADGVTFNVQLSRDEIPVIIHDRSVNRTTNGQGPVFYYLASELKQLNAAAKQTYKSREKIPDLPEFLDWAKEHRQLRLNMEIKGYGLDHKQLIKSILPFIDQSVFAERLTISSYDHVLLYKIKRAYPAFEIAALVEGAIWNPTAYLQELGAGGYHINARYASQELVRTLQDQGVHIRSFSTNDTASLKQLFLWEVEGVFTDFPTRAIHLRDNDQIDVQTRA, encoded by the coding sequence ATGAGTACATTTATTTTTGCTCATAGAGGTTCTTCGGGATCTTATCCAGAGAATACGATGAAGGCTTTTGAGCAGGCAGTAAAAGCTGGGGCTGATGGTGTCACGTTTAATGTACAACTTTCAAGAGACGAAATACCAGTTATTATCCATGATCGTTCTGTAAATCGAACAACAAATGGACAGGGACCTGTCTTTTATTATCTGGCCAGTGAATTAAAACAACTAAATGCAGCCGCAAAACAGACATATAAGTCGCGTGAAAAAATACCAGATCTTCCTGAATTTTTAGATTGGGCTAAGGAACATCGACAATTACGTTTAAATATGGAAATTAAAGGATATGGACTTGACCATAAACAGTTGATCAAGTCCATCCTGCCTTTTATCGATCAATCTGTTTTTGCAGAACGCTTAACAATATCTTCTTACGACCACGTTCTTTTGTACAAGATTAAGCGCGCATATCCAGCATTTGAAATCGCCGCTCTTGTTGAAGGGGCAATATGGAACCCAACTGCTTACTTACAAGAACTAGGTGCTGGCGGGTATCATATAAATGCAAGGTATGCATCACAGGAACTTGTGAGGACGTTACAAGATCAAGGTGTTCATATTCGCTCATTTTCTACGAATGATACAGCTTCTTTGAAACAATTATTTCTTTGGGAAGTTGAAGGAGTGTTCACTGATTTCCCCACGCGAGCTATCCACTTACGTGACAACGATCAAATCGATGTCCAAACACGGGCTTGA
- the glgP gene encoding glycogen/starch/alpha-glucan family phosphorylase produces the protein MDSLKMLLLKESQQHHLSLQDASLETWHDLLSRVVQKKISTNRIAKDTYATQLFYFSMEFLPGRFLRNNLDHLGWLDQAKSFLSTYEIDLHDVLNTENDPALGNGGLGRLASCFLDSMANKKLRGHGMGLLYEYGLFKQEFLSGRQIELPDRWKQSSSYEWEQKPDAEYTVSFWGKVHQHNNGDRLVFEYTDQEQVQAKLYSIPITGYSQEQVNQLYLWKACPTEIDPSLTAEQQLLKRKKATEITEFLYPDDSTSEGMILRLKQQYFLVSAGAQHLFTLAHRHGGIRTFFNHYLVHINDTHPSMIIPELMRLFMDVEGLGWDEAWAIVTTSVHYTNHTLLAEAMEKWPIVLFQPLLPRIYEIIVEINERFCRSVWHHHSEKRDKISDMAIVSYGHVHMVHLAVIGSNKVNGVSTLHSHLLQTETLVNFAQMNPKKFTSVTNGITHRFWLHRVNPALSDLINEAIGDTWLQDPFELIKLADFQTSTPFLEELSKIKKRNKQTLIDTTLTFSETKVDPGSLFDVHCKRLHGYKRQLLNALHIWHLYTELRENPDRLPFPRTFLFAAKAAPGYAFAKKVIHYIHTIASVINKDATIQGKLKVIFIENYRISLAEQLIPAAEVSEQISLAGKEASGTGNMKLMMNGALTIGTRDGATIEMAEHAGEDNMFLFGANAADTKKPYFSKSYYDKDIRIKNVLQPLVNGTFSDNAIYSDLYYSLIQNNDEYRLLQDFSSYAQAHKQIELLYTDQLLWQKKSLANIAASGYFSSDRAIEDYQARVWTSI, from the coding sequence ATGGACTCATTGAAAATGCTCCTACTTAAAGAAAGTCAACAACACCATTTATCTTTGCAAGACGCATCATTAGAAACTTGGCATGATTTACTTTCTCGAGTTGTTCAAAAAAAAATCTCCACTAATCGAATTGCAAAAGATACTTACGCTACTCAGTTGTTTTACTTCTCTATGGAATTCCTGCCTGGGCGTTTTCTGCGAAACAATCTAGATCACTTAGGTTGGCTTGATCAAGCAAAATCTTTTCTAAGCACCTATGAGATAGATCTTCATGATGTATTAAATACAGAAAATGATCCTGCGCTAGGCAATGGTGGACTTGGTCGTCTCGCATCTTGTTTTCTCGATTCGATGGCAAATAAAAAGCTACGAGGACATGGAATGGGTTTGTTGTATGAATATGGATTGTTTAAACAAGAGTTTCTTTCTGGGCGACAAATTGAATTACCTGACAGATGGAAACAATCATCAAGTTATGAATGGGAGCAGAAACCGGATGCTGAATATACCGTTTCATTCTGGGGAAAAGTGCATCAGCACAATAACGGGGATCGCCTTGTTTTCGAATATACAGATCAAGAACAGGTGCAAGCAAAGCTGTACTCGATCCCTATAACCGGATATTCACAAGAACAAGTTAATCAATTATATTTATGGAAAGCATGCCCTACCGAGATAGATCCTAGCTTAACTGCAGAGCAACAACTTTTAAAAAGAAAAAAAGCAACTGAAATTACCGAATTTTTATACCCGGACGATTCTACATCAGAAGGAATGATTCTTAGATTAAAACAGCAATACTTTCTTGTTTCAGCTGGAGCTCAACACCTTTTTACACTCGCACATCGTCATGGAGGAATTCGTACCTTCTTTAACCACTATCTCGTACACATTAACGATACTCATCCAAGTATGATTATTCCAGAATTAATGCGCCTTTTTATGGACGTTGAAGGACTTGGGTGGGATGAAGCTTGGGCCATTGTCACTACTAGTGTTCATTATACGAATCACACATTGCTTGCTGAAGCAATGGAAAAATGGCCTATAGTCCTTTTTCAACCATTACTGCCTAGAATCTATGAAATTATTGTAGAAATAAATGAACGTTTTTGTAGATCCGTATGGCATCACCATTCAGAGAAAAGAGACAAAATTTCTGATATGGCGATTGTTTCATACGGTCATGTGCACATGGTCCATTTGGCCGTAATAGGCTCCAACAAGGTAAATGGTGTATCCACACTTCATTCGCATCTTTTGCAAACTGAAACACTTGTCAATTTTGCTCAAATGAACCCTAAAAAATTCACTTCTGTTACAAACGGCATTACTCATCGGTTCTGGCTCCATAGAGTGAACCCAGCATTATCAGATTTAATAAATGAAGCAATTGGTGATACTTGGTTACAAGACCCATTCGAATTAATTAAACTAGCAGATTTTCAAACAAGCACACCTTTTTTAGAAGAACTTTCCAAAATTAAAAAAAGAAATAAACAAACGTTAATTGATACAACACTTACTTTTTCAGAAACAAAAGTTGATCCAGGGTCATTGTTTGATGTTCACTGTAAAAGATTACATGGGTATAAACGTCAATTATTAAATGCGCTTCACATTTGGCATCTTTATACAGAATTACGTGAGAACCCTGATCGCTTACCTTTTCCAAGAACATTTTTGTTCGCTGCAAAAGCTGCACCTGGTTATGCATTTGCAAAAAAAGTGATTCACTACATCCATACAATTGCGTCCGTCATTAATAAAGATGCTACAATTCAAGGGAAGCTAAAAGTAATCTTTATAGAAAATTACAGAATTAGCCTTGCAGAACAGCTTATTCCAGCCGCTGAAGTTAGTGAACAAATTTCTTTAGCAGGTAAAGAAGCCTCTGGTACAGGAAATATGAAGTTAATGATGAACGGCGCTTTAACGATCGGCACGAGAGATGGAGCAACAATCGAAATGGCTGAACATGCAGGAGAAGACAACATGTTCTTATTTGGTGCAAATGCAGCCGACACGAAAAAGCCCTATTTTTCTAAATCGTATTATGATAAAGATATAAGAATCAAAAATGTCCTTCAACCATTAGTCAATGGTACATTTTCAGATAACGCTATCTACAGTGACTTGTATTATTCGCTTATTCAAAACAATGATGAATATCGATTGCTTCAAGATTTCTCGAGCTATGCCCAAGCGCATAAACAAATCGAGCTTCTTTATACAGATCAACTGTTATGGCAGAAAAAAAGCTTAGCGAACATTGCTGCTTCCGGTTATTTCTCTAGTGATAGAGCAATTGAAGATTATCAAGCCCGTGTTTGGACATCGATTTGA
- a CDS encoding glycogen synthase, with amino-acid sequence MKVSIVASECSPFYKTGGLADVIGSLPKAISKLDCEVEVLLPLFHSQVPLELSYVQTFLTTVKWRTNECSVYEWEQNKVRYLFFEHDDYFKRDHLYGYNDEAERFIFFTHAIIQYYLLCEKKPNIVHCHDWQTGLLPLYLKQHNTLKKIKSVFTIHNLRYQGIFPSSIYNELLELPKELYSTVEMDGNISFLKTAIVAANYLTTVSPTYVNQIQTTEEGFGLDKLLSSRRNTLCGIVNGLDQISYHPASDQALVYPKSPSPDMKQINKRAIQIELNLKVDNEIPLFAFISRLVPDKGVPLLLEAISKVTFPYQLAILGSGDSDLEQALLLKRAPHIAVEIGFYEERSRRLYAGADFLIMPSLKEPCGLNQLIAMRYGTVPIVHSVGGLKDTIVPYQPYLYEGNGLVFSNGNANELANLLNDACSIYHHKEHFLQLRQNGLHTDSSWDQSAKIYYDLYHSLAMTEKRRPLWTH; translated from the coding sequence ATGAAAGTATCAATTGTAGCAAGTGAATGTAGTCCTTTCTATAAAACAGGTGGTCTGGCTGATGTCATCGGATCACTTCCTAAAGCAATCTCAAAGTTAGATTGTGAGGTGGAAGTACTTCTCCCCCTATTTCACTCACAAGTCCCGTTAGAACTTTCCTACGTACAGACGTTCTTAACAACTGTGAAATGGCGTACAAATGAGTGCTCTGTTTATGAATGGGAGCAAAACAAAGTGCGCTATCTTTTTTTTGAACACGATGACTATTTTAAACGAGATCATTTATATGGATATAACGACGAAGCGGAGCGGTTCATATTTTTCACCCACGCCATCATCCAATATTATTTATTATGTGAAAAAAAACCAAATATCGTTCATTGCCATGATTGGCAGACTGGATTATTACCCCTTTATTTAAAACAACACAACACTCTGAAAAAGATTAAATCTGTTTTCACGATCCACAACTTACGTTATCAAGGAATTTTCCCTAGTTCTATTTATAACGAATTATTAGAGCTTCCAAAAGAGCTTTATTCAACAGTTGAGATGGATGGAAACATTTCATTTTTAAAAACAGCTATTGTGGCAGCCAACTATTTAACAACCGTTTCTCCAACTTATGTCAATCAAATACAAACAACAGAAGAAGGGTTTGGCTTAGATAAGTTACTATCCTCACGTAGAAACACGCTTTGTGGCATAGTAAATGGCCTCGATCAAATTAGCTATCACCCTGCCAGTGATCAAGCCCTTGTTTATCCTAAAAGCCCATCTCCAGACATGAAACAAATTAATAAAAGAGCGATTCAAATAGAACTAAATCTAAAGGTTGATAATGAGATCCCATTGTTTGCATTCATTTCTAGATTAGTACCTGACAAGGGCGTACCTCTTTTACTAGAAGCAATAAGCAAAGTTACATTTCCTTATCAACTTGCAATCCTTGGAAGTGGTGATTCGGATTTAGAGCAAGCTTTATTATTAAAACGAGCCCCTCATATCGCAGTAGAAATTGGCTTCTATGAGGAACGATCAAGACGGCTTTATGCAGGAGCGGATTTTTTAATCATGCCTTCTTTAAAAGAACCTTGTGGTTTAAATCAATTAATTGCAATGCGCTATGGCACTGTACCCATCGTCCATTCAGTTGGCGGGCTAAAGGATACGATCGTTCCATACCAGCCCTATTTATATGAAGGCAACGGGTTAGTTTTTTCGAATGGAAACGCCAATGAATTGGCTAACTTATTAAACGATGCTTGTTCCATTTATCATCATAAAGAGCACTTTTTACAACTCCGGCAAAACGGTCTTCATACTGATTCAAGTTGGGACCAATCTGCTAAAATCTATTATGACCTTTACCACTCACTGGCTATGACAGAAAAAAGGAGACCTCTATGGACTCATTGA
- a CDS encoding sugar phosphate nucleotidyltransferase, protein MSNSIAAFLLAGGKGTRLGTLTKHTAKPAVPFAGRYRLIDFTLTNLARSAIKQVTILTQYESPTLHRYVKNGEAWNLTATCALSSTGGYAGTADAVYQKLQRAKNHDYVLIVSGDHIYEMDYQRMLKAHIHSNADVTIALTEVTKKEATRFGIAELNSSGKIMKFIEKPLLPKSQLASMGIYLFSRPYLEDILKEDALNPLSSHDFGKDIIPQMIEKKASVYGYQFKGYWRDVGTVESYFSAHMDKWNVPESPFFSTRCAVISEFAIPVVDLFIQNRHSRSQRITHSVIDPSATLGNHLSLSKSLLLGNARIGHFVSLHQIIVPPGAHIPDNTTIICSRPTIFQPTMLSQSNVVTSLHKGAL, encoded by the coding sequence GTGTCAAACTCAATAGCAGCGTTTTTATTGGCAGGCGGTAAAGGAACACGATTAGGGACGTTGACTAAACATACAGCAAAACCTGCTGTGCCGTTTGCCGGTAGATACCGGCTAATTGATTTTACGCTAACTAATTTAGCAAGGTCCGCTATAAAGCAGGTGACCATTCTTACTCAATATGAATCTCCTACTCTTCATCGCTACGTCAAGAATGGAGAGGCATGGAATTTAACAGCCACTTGCGCCCTTTCATCCACAGGAGGATATGCAGGAACAGCAGATGCAGTATATCAAAAACTCCAACGCGCAAAGAACCATGACTACGTGTTAATTGTTTCTGGTGATCATATTTACGAAATGGATTACCAACGTATGCTTAAAGCACATATACATTCCAACGCAGACGTTACGATTGCTTTAACGGAAGTAACGAAAAAGGAAGCAACTCGATTTGGAATTGCTGAACTTAACTCAAGTGGAAAAATTATGAAGTTTATTGAAAAGCCCCTCCTGCCGAAAAGCCAACTGGCATCAATGGGCATTTATTTATTTTCAAGACCTTACCTAGAAGATATTTTAAAAGAAGATGCATTAAATCCTCTGTCTTCCCATGATTTCGGAAAAGATATCATTCCACAAATGATTGAAAAAAAAGCTTCTGTATATGGTTACCAGTTCAAAGGATATTGGCGTGATGTCGGCACAGTAGAGAGCTATTTCAGTGCTCATATGGATAAATGGAATGTGCCAGAATCTCCATTTTTTAGCACTCGTTGTGCAGTTATCAGCGAATTTGCCATACCAGTAGTGGATTTGTTTATTCAAAATAGACATTCGCGGAGCCAGCGTATCACTCATAGCGTCATCGATCCGTCTGCTACACTCGGTAACCATCTTAGTCTCTCTAAGTCACTACTCTTAGGAAATGCAAGAATTGGTCATTTTGTTTCACTTCACCAAATCATTGTCCCGCCAGGAGCCCACATTCCAGATAATACAACTATAATTTGTTCAAGACCGACTATTTTCCAACCAACAATGCTCTCACAATCAAATGTTGTTACTAGTTTACACAAAGGAGCTTTATAA
- a CDS encoding bifunctional GNAT family N-acetyltransferase/carbon-nitrogen hydrolase family protein, giving the protein MKEIDVSKFEKKIILRNIEEKDFNDIIKLSELCFQNMEPWRYDELKSHISVFPTGQFCVEYDGQIIGSCSSLIINFDEYDDQHTWDEITDQGYITNHDPDGYNLYGIEVMVHPDYRRMKIGRRLYEARKELARELNLKSIIIGGRIPNYYKYADKHTPREYVDEVTMHNIYDPVLTFQVINGFSLKRVNANYLTDDKASMKYATLMEWNNIDYQPSTPKRRFKTSFPVRITTIQYEMKKISSFEDFAIQCEYYTDVAASYQSDFAVFPEIFTLQLLSFLPEKSPSRAIRRLTEFTEDYIELFTTLAVKYNVNIIGGSHYVEEEGKIYNISYLFRRDGTIEKQYKLHVTPNERLFWGISGGDEVKVFDTDCGKIAIQICYDIEFPELGRIATDKGANIIFSPFCTDDRQGYLRVRYCSQARAIENQIYTVISGTVGNLSDVANMDIQYAQSGIFTPSDFTFPRDGIVGECSPNIETVVVGDVDLEILRRHRRSGSVNQLRDRRDDIYHVVYKQ; this is encoded by the coding sequence ATGAAAGAAATTGATGTGTCAAAATTCGAGAAAAAAATAATCCTTCGAAACATCGAGGAGAAAGATTTTAATGATATCATTAAATTGTCTGAGCTCTGCTTTCAGAATATGGAACCATGGCGATATGATGAATTAAAAAGTCATATATCCGTCTTCCCTACAGGTCAGTTCTGCGTGGAATACGATGGTCAAATCATTGGTTCCTGTTCAAGTTTAATTATAAATTTTGATGAATATGACGATCAGCATACTTGGGATGAAATCACGGATCAAGGATATATAACAAACCATGATCCTGATGGATATAACTTATATGGTATTGAAGTAATGGTGCATCCAGACTACCGCCGTATGAAAATTGGAAGACGCTTGTACGAGGCAAGAAAAGAGTTAGCACGAGAGTTAAATTTAAAAAGCATTATTATTGGTGGTAGAATTCCGAACTATTATAAGTACGCGGATAAACATACACCTAGAGAATATGTTGATGAAGTAACGATGCATAATATTTACGATCCAGTTCTAACGTTTCAGGTGATTAATGGCTTTTCCCTGAAGCGAGTAAATGCCAACTATTTGACTGATGATAAAGCTAGTATGAAATATGCGACGTTAATGGAATGGAACAATATCGATTATCAACCCTCTACTCCAAAACGCCGTTTTAAAACGTCTTTCCCTGTTCGAATTACAACGATTCAGTACGAAATGAAGAAGATCTCTTCATTTGAAGATTTTGCAATCCAATGCGAATACTATACAGACGTTGCTGCAAGTTATCAATCGGATTTTGCTGTATTTCCCGAGATCTTTACTTTACAACTTTTATCCTTTTTACCTGAGAAAAGTCCAAGTAGAGCGATTCGTCGCTTGACTGAATTCACGGAGGACTATATTGAACTGTTTACAACACTTGCAGTGAAGTACAATGTCAATATTATTGGTGGCTCGCACTATGTAGAAGAAGAAGGGAAAATATATAATATCAGTTATTTGTTCCGACGTGACGGTACCATTGAAAAACAGTACAAGCTTCACGTTACACCAAATGAACGTTTGTTCTGGGGCATTAGTGGTGGAGATGAAGTGAAAGTATTTGATACTGATTGTGGAAAAATAGCGATTCAGATTTGCTATGATATCGAATTCCCTGAACTAGGAAGAATTGCTACAGATAAAGGCGCAAATATTATTTTCTCTCCTTTTTGTACGGACGACAGACAAGGGTATTTACGCGTGCGTTACTGCTCTCAAGCGCGAGCAATTGAAAACCAGATTTATACGGTTATTTCTGGTACCGTAGGCAATCTTTCTGATGTGGCTAACATGGATATTCAATATGCTCAATCGGGTATATTTACACCATCTGATTTTACGTTTCCGCGAGATGGGATTGTTGGTGAATGCAGTCCAAATATTGAAACGGTTGTGGTTGGTGATGTTGATTTAGAAATTTTACGTCGACATCGTCGATCAGGCAGTGTAAACCAGTTAAGAGATCGTCGCGATGATATTTACCACGTAGTTTATAAACAATAA
- the sfsA gene encoding DNA/RNA nuclease SfsA has translation MKFNQLTKTKFIKRPNRFILLLEIEDTKERIEAHLPDPGRLKELLVKGAVIWVEQAAAGKRKTKWTAILCETNTRVHVSLKTTIANKLVEEALIEQKLAGFLEWELVRREYTVGHSRFDFLLALGDRRLLLEVKSVTLSRSNKGYFPDAVTKRGARHVQELTQLVLDARYEAAVLFVAQREDIESIQMEDTIDPCFSTAMKEAQEAGVLIKSIGTILNQYEILIEKQIPVFI, from the coding sequence ATGAAATTTAATCAACTAACGAAGACGAAGTTTATTAAAAGACCAAATCGCTTCATACTTTTATTAGAAATAGAAGATACGAAAGAAAGAATTGAAGCTCATTTGCCCGATCCAGGTCGTCTGAAAGAATTGCTTGTAAAAGGAGCTGTTATTTGGGTAGAGCAGGCGGCGGCTGGCAAACGTAAAACAAAATGGACAGCTATATTATGTGAAACCAATACCCGGGTGCATGTTTCTTTGAAGACAACAATTGCGAATAAACTTGTGGAAGAGGCGCTTATTGAACAAAAACTTGCAGGTTTCCTAGAATGGGAATTGGTACGTAGAGAGTATACAGTTGGTCATTCTCGTTTTGATTTTTTATTAGCATTAGGAGATCGTCGCCTATTGCTAGAGGTGAAAAGTGTAACACTTTCGAGAAGTAATAAAGGATACTTTCCAGATGCAGTAACAAAACGAGGGGCGCGGCACGTTCAAGAACTTACACAACTTGTTCTTGATGCAAGGTACGAAGCTGCGGTCTTATTTGTTGCCCAACGGGAAGATATAGAATCGATTCAAATGGAAGACACCATTGATCCGTGTTTTTCTACTGCAATGAAAGAGGCTCAAGAGGCTGGAGTATTGATTAAGAGTATAGGCACAATATTGAATCAATATGAAATCTTAATTGAAAAGCAGATCCCCGTTTTTATCTGA
- a CDS encoding FAD-dependent oxidoreductase, translated as MVHSFSSENRSEYVQKLKENVLDVLVIGGGVTGAGIALDAAVRGLEIGLVDMQDFGSGSSSHLSSLFHNELRQAHQLDMKWHGECVRERVILQENAPHLMKQSPLMLPSYRISVLGRHSFGSKLVERISEMARGEKRKTMAKKELAQVAPFFTDKSIKGAAIYREFWRDETRLTIDLLKEAAKRGVTALNYAKVESFLYEEGQAKGVLIIDQLNGDVYKVYAKKIINASGVWIDSLREQDRSISKKSIHYTSDRFFALKKEKLPIEHILYMETKEKKLLSLIPRGHYVLIALTRTKLENEVTQDIDIALQTLNDMFTQANLSKEDIQVQWEVRRPFITDAGKNKREVIKLNDWFISESGLITVVCSQLTSYRLIAKQVVDWLCKSFQVSTACETDTLTLSGGYVGGMDHLINYKEKRITEGQQYGLTLDESERIVDRYGSNTGQIYARVWAYKKQAHLFGLPDQIFAELLYSIEEEMTATPVDFFERRTGYLYLNKELSLQMKEPVLRYMRDRFNWSEQEERKHRDHLEEKMAQAYRLDQVNLLEKRNSNV; from the coding sequence ATGGTTCATTCTTTTTCAAGTGAGAATCGTTCAGAATATGTGCAAAAGCTGAAAGAAAACGTACTTGACGTATTGGTGATAGGCGGAGGTGTGACTGGAGCAGGAATTGCTTTGGATGCTGCTGTGCGTGGGTTGGAAATAGGACTTGTAGACATGCAAGATTTTGGATCAGGTAGTTCAAGTCATTTATCCAGTTTGTTTCATAATGAATTGAGACAAGCGCATCAATTGGATATGAAATGGCATGGAGAATGTGTAAGGGAAAGAGTCATTCTTCAGGAAAACGCGCCCCATTTAATGAAGCAATCACCTTTGATGCTCCCGTCATATCGAATTAGTGTTTTGGGGAGGCATTCGTTTGGTTCCAAATTAGTTGAACGTATTTCTGAAATGGCCCGAGGAGAAAAACGTAAGACGATGGCAAAAAAAGAACTTGCACAAGTTGCTCCTTTCTTTACCGATAAATCAATTAAAGGTGCAGCTATTTATCGAGAGTTTTGGCGTGACGAGACGCGTTTAACAATTGATTTGCTTAAAGAAGCGGCAAAGCGAGGTGTGACAGCCTTGAACTATGCCAAAGTTGAAAGCTTTCTATATGAAGAAGGGCAGGCAAAAGGTGTATTAATTATTGACCAGTTAAATGGGGATGTATACAAAGTGTATGCAAAAAAAATTATTAATGCGAGTGGTGTCTGGATTGATTCGTTAAGAGAGCAGGATCGTTCAATTTCTAAAAAGTCGATTCATTATACAAGTGACCGTTTTTTTGCATTAAAAAAAGAAAAACTCCCAATTGAACATATATTGTACATGGAAACAAAGGAAAAAAAATTGCTTAGTTTAATTCCCAGGGGTCATTATGTTCTTATTGCATTAACAAGAACGAAACTTGAAAATGAAGTCACTCAGGATATAGATATTGCACTACAGACTTTAAATGATATGTTTACTCAAGCAAATCTCTCGAAGGAAGATATCCAAGTCCAGTGGGAAGTAAGACGGCCATTTATTACAGATGCAGGGAAGAACAAACGAGAAGTAATAAAGTTAAATGATTGGTTTATTTCAGAGTCGGGACTCATTACAGTTGTTTGCAGTCAATTAACAAGCTATCGGCTAATTGCTAAACAAGTTGTTGATTGGTTATGTAAGTCTTTTCAGGTTTCGACTGCTTGTGAAACAGATACGTTAACGTTATCTGGTGGTTATGTTGGAGGTATGGATCACCTCATAAATTATAAAGAAAAACGCATAACTGAAGGACAGCAGTATGGATTGACATTAGATGAATCAGAACGTATAGTGGATCGTTATGGATCGAATACAGGTCAAATTTATGCACGGGTTTGGGCATATAAAAAACAAGCTCATTTATTTGGATTGCCCGATCAGATTTTTGCAGAACTTTTATACAGTATAGAGGAAGAAATGACAGCAACGCCTGTTGATTTCTTCGAGCGTCGCACTGGATATTTATATTTGAACAAGGAATTGTCACTTCAAATGAAGGAACCCGTATTACGGTATATGCGTGATCGTTTTAATTGGTCAGAACAAGAAGAAAGAAAACACCGCGATCATTTAGAAGAGAAGATGGCTCAAGCTTATCGACTTGATCAAGTAAATCTCCTAGAAAAGAGAAACAGCAACGTGTAA